The Cryptomeria japonica chromosome 2, Sugi_1.0, whole genome shotgun sequence region GTTCTGTAGATCAAATGTCACCACTCCATATGGCATCTCTGTGATGCAGTAGAAGAGGCCATTGCACCAAACTCCTGGATCAGACCCAAATTTTGCATGGGGCAATGGGTTACTGGCCATTCTCCAGTTACCATTCCTTGAATCATAAATTTCTGTATAAAGCCTGTACACTCTAGAGTTTATCACAGTAGACATGACACTTTGCTCTTCTCCTGCTACCATGATTTTGTAGGAGTGAACCTCCTCATCCTTGTGTAGTGTTATGCTTGTCTTGTGTATGAGCTGAACTCTGGACATGGGAGGAAGTTGCTTTAATGCCTTTCTCAATGGATTGCAGACTGATAAGACCTTGCAGTCTGCAACCAGGTTTCCCAGGCACAAAATGTTACCTGCTGCAGCAAGAATGGATGAACGAGGAATTGCAGGGTTTGGCATCCTGTGCCAGCGGTTCATTTGGAAGTCAAAAGCACATGAGAATTTTCCTGTTGTGCAGAGGAAAAACCATGGCTGTTTGGCATGTTCAATCTGGTATTTTCTACTGTAATATGTGTCTGATTGAAGCAGATATTTCCATTTTGTGCATACACTTTTGAACTTCACTTTGCTGGCCACTGGTAGCCATAGTAAAATTCTCTCTATCACTTCTTCGGGAAGCTGACTCCAGAAGCTTTCCAGCTCTGTTTGGCACAATGAGATCACCTGGTTCTCAAAACAACATACTGTGTTAGTCTTAGGATGGGATTCTGACTTGGGCTTAACCTTATTTGACTGCATTTTGAGCTTAAACACAAAATTGGTATTGGGGTTAACTTGAATCTTGGTTAATCATATTCTTGGACATCTGCAATTCTATTAAGAATGCCTCCAAACTTGGTTAACATGTTCCTACTGATTATGCCTGAACCTGGCTAATCTTGTTCAAGTGGCTCTGCAAATCTCCATGCTATTCATATGCATTTGAATTTGGGGTTTCCTTCGTGTACCTCAGCAATCCACTCATTAAAGCTTGAATCCTGGTCACTTTTGACTACCTATATCTTTCCTAATACCCCTCAATCTCCTAGTCACACTTCAATCAAATAACAATCATTGTGCCCACTTCTTAATAATGCAAAGCCTACAATCATGGTTACTTATATGTACTCAACTTAGGTTCTAGTCCTGATTCCTTCAGAACAAGCTTAAGCCAGGAATAGTCTGAAATTATCAAGAGCCTATTATCCAACTTATACCATCAACATTATTTTGGAGAATGAATCTAGCCTACCATCTAAAAGAGATCAAGATTATTCCTGCACATTAAGCGATAGTATTGCATAGCCAACTATGAATtgccaaaaaaagaaaaagaaaaaagagctcTCATGGCGAAAGAAGTGAATGACTGTCCAATTCTTTTGTGGGGAGGAATGGATTTTTAAATGAATCCAAAACAATCCAAACTAGATTCAAACACCAAAGTTCTGAGGATGTCTGTCTTCATTTAAGTGAAGCTTATTCATGCAACAAACCCAAAACTAAATGACTTGGATTTAAACACCTAAGCTCTCAAATACTGCAGACCACACTAAGATTTATTCAAATCACATACCCAGCGTCCACATAGCATACTTTCAGACAGTATGAACATAAATCTGGCTGGCTGTAAAATGAATCCAAACCACCTGAATGTTAAGAATAAAGTGTAATTCCTCTACTGAAGAGAGTAGGGCACCCAAGACCTTAGCCTGAGTTGATTGGAGCAAACCGCTCATTTAAAAAAGTGCAGTGCCTCACTCAAATATATAACAATTGCTACCTGTGGGCAGGACTGGGTGTAATAAATTAGGAAAGCTAATTATGAGCTCCTGGTTTGATAAAACATCCCCACTACCCCCAGGAAAACTATATTCAAAGAAGATGATTTCATTAGGTAACTAATAAAAAGTCTTTAGAAAACTACGTTTATCTTATGACAAAAAGAAAGGCAAGTGGATGTCAATTATTGGCTTATGTTGCACATGCATAGTACATTTCATGTTGAGAGGTTATCACTCTAGCCATATGCAT contains the following coding sequences:
- the LOC131075018 gene encoding F-box/kelch-repeat protein At5g15710 gives rise to the protein MQSNKVKPKSESHPKTNTVCCFENQVISLCQTELESFWSQLPEEVIERILLWLPVASKVKFKSVCTKWKYLLQSDTYYSRKYQIEHAKQPWFFLCTTGKFSCAFDFQMNRWHRMPNPAIPRSSILAAAGNILCLGNLVADCKVLSVCNPLRKALKQLPPMSRVQLIHKTSITLHKDEEVHSYKIMVAGEEQSVMSTVINSRVYRLYTEIYDSRNGNWRMASNPLPHAKFGSDPGVWCNGLFYCITEMPYGVVTFDLQNGAWTELGAVMPCSIATPSLVEYRGQVILIGRVVENNQTQKIKIWQLQNSKSAGTSLLTWAVFQEMPSSIFSKFTAPLAPYSPLLCSAVGDWLCISTHLSLCPLAFNFCNKTWKWLPGDPLFPGKRTFHLLGLCFDPVSESQL